The Linepithema humile isolate Giens D197 chromosome 7, Lhum_UNIL_v1.0, whole genome shotgun sequence genome has a window encoding:
- the ebo gene encoding exportin-6-A: protein MDDDAAALQNLEQLMTEFFSPETTNERKRTIERIFQEFSAQIDSWKPCLHFLSSTSNHYVSMFALSTLETTIGRRWPILPWEDRALTRSTLYTLSLERDVAPFVRNKIVKLVVDIARHDWPHFYPDFYSNILQLLGHKHTRLLGLVYLRTASEELATPREDLPLHRKSELFRLLSAQVPLTLDTLTVLLKETTKLQSRSGTVTPPPSPTSGQSLAPARTVLDVEGLATGTSEVCIATLEVLAHLFSWIDLSGSISSNLLDAIFSCAKYQDAMNGKQIEMAVQALTTINELLYRPLCSPEATDTLLLEIFQNGVSLFQLMERLDSIEESYMEKMTEFLQLFITNHLKRMESSSKFPVNTLLEVLCHHTFQQASTVNGYLRCLDVWTTLLESTQSRYSAVALALAERILQKISFKLNARVLRDLDTESLDENEETEWQHFLRCNVECLAKIADISPIPIFTLLYRSWREGLIIFGELGAAVANGQVILLNDTEASNVHAHLRDLASTTQALTRLYSLFIGDQTNIDQALAGEVVSQTLDACIFARDNQLYKASLQPAAIVLDLIEVHSQLLASLQAWCHWITRRPEKAKETLCQRCIDSCIWATTYTVSCDQPPPSNLIHSAVHLFQSITAILKPILWDQPTFRNLISMGTYSYLKPDTIKVLRRALINGIILPPGDAAARQRLLGTMVLSLSAPLGVQGQPVPSESIISIAMMPLIQLLEDCASSSTTIKKMLHSCLESIINRTLELLSCVIRCQSICEALLSFLHSAFSVLQQQLGPEFTQNAVQGMLQLYTRENISAGPALDQLLEILILVVSAPSNAFKAFVPSVTSLCLGQVWPAVGGNLSAHPDTTLVLLKLFHSILMHRWQYFYNTSVLRTLGHPDEDEPVEHKEELVAILEAFGQALLQSDVNIFRQSLQSLEQLNIRWRLYQRIVFKVHLLERFLMALFTVLFQQSHNLLADEIAAAIHSLASVNIGWFFGHFLPTFLATCEGVDDMQRATLLGNFDKSTDQPTLTRSVLQLISDLRCYQLCRPG from the exons ATG GACGACGACGCGGCTGCTTTGCAGAACCTGGAACAGCTCATGACCGAATTTTTTTCCCCGGAGACAACCAACGAACGAAAACGCACGATTGAACGTATTTTCCAAGAATTTTCTGCGCAAATTGACTCCTGGAAGCCGTGTTTGCATTTCCTATCCTCCACAAGCAATCATTATGTCAGTATGTTTGCTCTGTCCACCTTGGAG ACAACTATTGGAAGACGTTGGCCGATTCTCCCATGGGAAGACAGAGCTCTTACAAGATCTACCTTGTACACATTATCATTGGAAAGAGATGTAGCACCTTTTGTGAGAAATAAGATAGTGAAATTAGTAGTAGATATAGCAAGACATGATTGGCCGCATTTCTATCCAGATTTTTACTCCAATATTTTACAG CTATTAGGTCACAAACACACAAGACTACTGGGACTTGTATACTTGAGAACAGCTTCTGAGGAACTAGCCACGCCGAGAGAAGATCTGCCATTGCATAGAAAGAGCGAGTTGTTCAGATTATTAAGCGCACAAGTGCCTCTAACTTTGGATACACTTACAG TTCTTCTGAAAGAAACTACAAAATTGCAAAGTCGTTCCGGGACTGTGACACCACCTCCCTCACCTACCAGTGGACAAAGTCTTGCCCCTGCACGTACAGTACTGGACGTTGAGGGATTAGCGACAGGCACCAGTGAAGTTTGTATAGCTACTTTGGAAGTTCTAGCACACCTATTCAGCTGGATAGATCTATCTGGCAGCATCTCCAGCAATTTATTGGATGCTATTTTTTCATGTGCCAAATATCAAGATGCAATG AATGGCAAGCAAATAGAAATGGCTGTTCAAGCTTTGACTACAATCAACGAGCTTTTATATAGACCACTCTGCTCACCCGAAGCCACTGATACACTTTTACtggaaatatttcagaatGGCGTTAGTTTGTTCCAATTGATGGAACGTTTAGATTCGATAGAGGAAAG TTATATGGAAAAGATGACAGAGTTTTTACAATTGTTTATAACTAATCATCTGAAAAGGATGGAGTCAAGCTCGAAATTTCCAGTAAATACGTTGTTAGAAGTACTGTGCCATCACACATTCCAGCAAGCTTCTACGGTGAACGGTTATTTGCGCTGTTTAGACGTGTGGACCACTCTTTTGGAGAGCACTCAGTCGCGATATTCCGCCGTTGCATTAGCCCTCGCCGAAcgaattttgcagaaaataagCTTTAAACTCAACGCTCGAGTATTAAGAGATCTCGACACGGAAAGTTTGGACGAGAAT GAGGAAACAGAATGGCAACATTTTTTGAGGTGCAATGTAGAATGTTTAGCGAAAATCGCCGACATTTCTCCCATTCCAATATTTACGCTAttg tatcgTTCGTGGAGAGaaggattaattattttcggaGAATTGGGCGCTGCCGTTGCCAATGGTCAAGTTATTTTACTGAACGATACGGAGGCATCTAATGTACATGCACATCTAAGGGATCTCGCGTCGACCACGCAAGCTTTAACCAGACTATATTCCCTTTTCATTG GAGATCAAACAAACATCGATCAAGCCTTAGCCGGGGAAGTGGTGTCGCAAACCCTGGATGCATGTATCTTCGCGAGAGATAATCAGCTATACAAAGCATCACTCCAGCCAGCCGCCATCGTGTTGGATCTCATAGAAGT ACATTCACAGCTTTTGGCTTCTCTTCAAGCGTGGTGTCACTGGATAACCAGAAGACCGGAGAAAGCTAAAGAAACGCTCTGTCAGCGTTGCATCGACTCGTGCATTTGGGCAACAACGTACACTGTGTCCTGCGATCAACCGCCCCCTTCGAATCTCATCCATTCCGCCGTTCACCTTTTTCAAAGTATCACCGCGATATTGAAGCCCATTCTGTGGGACCAACCGACTTTCcggaatttaatttctatggGCACGTATTCGTACTTGAAGCCAGATACGATTAAAGTTCTACGAAGAGCGTTGATAAACGGTATCATATTGCCACCCGGTGATGCAGCGGCGAGGCAAAGATTGTTAG GTACCATGGTGTTATCGCTGTCCGCACCTCTGGGCGTACAAGGACAACCAGTGCCTTCAGAATCAATAATTTCGATCGCGATGATGCCACTGATTCAACTACTGGAAGATTGCGCGTCGTCGTCTACGACCATAAAGAAGATGTTGCATTCGTGTCTCGAATCAATCATAAATAGGACATTGGAGTTACTGTCTTGTGTGATACGGTGTCAGAGCATATGTGAAGCGCTACTTAGCTTTCTACACTCGGCGTTTTCAGTATTACAGCAGCAATTGGGACCCGAGTTTACGCAGAATGCGGTTCAAGGCATGCTGCAACTGTACACAAG GGAAAATATTTCCGCTGGTCCGGCATTGGATCAATTGTTGGAAATCTTAATACTCGTCGTATCAGCGCCCAGCAACGCATTTAAGGCGTTTGTCCCTTCAGTAACGAGTCTGTGTTTGGGCCAAGTGTGGCCCGCTGTCGGAGGCAACCTAAGCGCTCACCCGGATACTACATTAGTTTTATTGAAGCTCTTCCACAG TATTCTTATGCATCGATGGCAGTATTTCTATAACACTTCGGTGCTGCGGACCCTCGGACATCCCGATGAGGACGAACCTGTCGAACATAAGGAGGAATTAGTTGCAATTTTGGAGGCTTTCGGTCAAGCGCTCCTTCAATCAGACGTGAATATATTCCGGCAGAGTTTGCAGAGCCTCGAGCAATTGAATATCAGATGGCGACTTTATCAACGAATCGTCTTCAAGGTTCATCTTCTCGAGAGATTTCTGATGGCGTTGTTTACAGTGTTGTTTCAACA ATCTCACAATTTGTTGGCGGACGAAATAGCCGCGGCTATTCACAGTCTAGCGTCTGTCAACATAGGATGGTTCTTCGGCCATTTTTTGCCAACGTTTTTAGCAACCTGCGAAGGCGTCGACGATATGCAGAGAGCCACCTTGCTGGGAAACTTCGACAAATCCACG GATCAACCGACTCTGACGAGGTCAGTACTTCAGCTTATTTCAGATCTAAGATGTTATCAGCTGTGCAGACCGGGCTGA